A genomic window from Salvelinus namaycush isolate Seneca chromosome 21, SaNama_1.0, whole genome shotgun sequence includes:
- the LOC120066182 gene encoding phospholipase A2 group XV-like codes for MGEMVPRGLTSPAPFQLCLLLILVPYIKGRTFEKCLPGNTCRSEKPPVVLIPGDLGNQLEAKLDKPSVVHYICYKKTDVYFTLWLNLELLVPVAIDCWIDNMRLIYNRTTRQTEAPPGVDVRVPGFGKTFPLEYIDPSKGDIGMYFFTIVQALVDWGYTRDDDVRGAPYDWRKAPNENKAYFLRLQHMIEEMAVKARGPVVLMAHSMGNMYTLYFLNHQPQAWKDRYIKTFVSLGAPWAGVAKTLRVVASGDNNHIPVISSLKIRSQQRTAVSTTWLLPYAHSWPADKVLVQTTTTNYTVKDYQRFFKDIDFEDGWEMRQDTEPLVNALEPPGVAIHCLYGSGVPTAEGFLYTNSTDTDPTLILGDGDGTVNLLSATQCKRWIGHQTQPVHMLELEGNEHVAMLLNFTTVTYIKTVLLGP; via the exons ATGGGAGAAATGGTACCCCGTGGGTTGACTAGCCCAGCGCCCTTCCAGCTGTGTTTGTTGTTGATTTTGGTACCATACATCAAAGGCAGAACATTTGAGAAATGTCTCCCGGGCAATACATGTCGATCAGAAAAACCTCCAGTAGTCCTAA TTCCTGGGGACCTGGGGAACCAGCTGGAGGCCAAGCTGGACAAGCCCAGCGTGGTTCACTACATCTGTTACAAAAAGACTGACGTCTACTTCACATTATGGCTCAACCTGGAACTGCTGGTGCCGGTGGCCATTGACTGCTGGATTGACAACATGAG ACTGATTTATAACCGTACAACAAGGCAGACAGAAGCACCTCCGGGGGTAGATGTCAGAGTGCCTGGCTTTGGAAAGACCTTCCCTCTGGAATACATTGACCCTAGCAAGGGCGATATTG GTATGTATTTCTTCACCATAGTGCAGGCACTGGTGGATTGGGGATACACCAGAGATGACGATGTTCGAGGAGCTCCGTATGATTGGCGTAAAGCTCCAA ATGAGAACAAAGCCTACTTTTTGAGACTGCAACATATGATTGAGGAGATGGCCGTGAAGGCTAGGGGTCCGGTTGTCCTGATGGCCCACAGCATGGGGAACATGTACACCCTGTATTTCCTGAACCATCAGCCCCAGGCCTGGAAGGATCGCTACATCAAGACCTTTGTGTCCCTGGGTGCACCTTGGGCTGGTGTGGCTAAAACCCTGAGAGTTGTGGCTTCTG GTGATAATAACCATATCCCAGTCATCAGTTCACTAAAGATCCGCTCACAGCAGCGCACTGCAGTCTCAACCACATGGCTGTTACCATACGCACATTCCTGGCCTGCTGACAAGGTGCTAGTCCAAACAACCACCACCAACTACACAGTGAAGGACTACCAACGCTTCTTCAAGGATATCGACTTTGAAGATGGCTGGGAGATGCGTCAAGACACTGAACCACTGGTCAATGCACTGGAGCCCCCTGGGGTGGCCATACACTGTCTTTATGGCAGCGGAGTGCCCACAGCGGAGGGTTTTCTCTACACCAACTCTACTGATACAGACCCCACTCTGATTCTCGGAGATGGGGATGGGACGGTCAACCTGCTGAGTGCCACCCAGTGCAAGCGTTGGATAGGCCACCAGACTCAGCCTGTCCATATGCTTGAACTGGAGGGGAATGAGCATGTGGCCATGTTGCTCAACTTTACCACAGTAACCTACATCAAGACTGTGCTCTTGGGCCCTTGA